One Myxococcales bacterium DNA window includes the following coding sequences:
- a CDS encoding SAM-dependent methyltransferase, whose product MEFHRSHQLLRRGRKIVDLGCWPGGWLQVASKCVGPRGRVVGVDKVAIDPPLELPNCETMVGDLEEPGVCEQVLTLLGSRADMLLSDAAPKLTGVRAVDRALEERILEAIEQQIPLLLREGGDLLMKILDGPEAQVIDRRIRVMFKKAKTVKSKATRKGSTERYLYACGYRGIPAAAPPAPDSSPEA is encoded by the coding sequence TTGGAATTTCACCGTAGCCACCAATTGCTCCGTCGGGGTCGCAAGATTGTCGATCTGGGCTGTTGGCCCGGAGGCTGGCTCCAGGTGGCGTCAAAGTGCGTGGGTCCCAGGGGACGCGTGGTGGGCGTGGACAAGGTCGCGATCGACCCCCCGCTCGAACTTCCCAATTGCGAGACGATGGTGGGCGATCTCGAAGAGCCGGGAGTTTGCGAACAAGTTCTCACTCTTCTCGGGAGCCGGGCCGACATGCTGCTCTCAGATGCCGCGCCGAAGCTGACTGGGGTCCGGGCGGTCGATCGAGCCCTCGAAGAACGCATCCTCGAAGCGATTGAGCAGCAAATTCCCCTTCTACTCCGGGAGGGTGGGGATCTCTTGATGAAGATCCTCGACGGACCGGAAGCCCAGGTGATCGACCGCCGGATTCGCGTGATGTTCAAGAAGGCCAAAACCGTGAAATCCAAAGCGACCCGCAAGGGCAGCACCGAGCGCTATCTGTACGCTTGTGGTTATCGCGGCATCCCAGCGGCTGCGCCCCCCGCCCCGGATTCCAGCCCCGAAGCCTGA
- the rplC gene encoding 50S ribosomal protein L3, whose amino-acid sequence MAIELLCRKLGMTQLFLDSGECVPVTVLEAAPNLVVDKKTMERDKYSALQLGVGDRKESRFGKAEAGHFKAHDLTPKALLRECRVTTEEAAGFEIGQEIDSSIFDEGQKVDVIGISKGRGFAGVVKRHGMKVKRRTHGTHEAFRHAGSIGAGSTPGHVVKGLPMCGHMGNARITTKNLTIVKIDAEKHLLYVRGGVPGHIDGYVSVRDALSGK is encoded by the coding sequence GTGGCGATCGAACTTCTTTGCCGAAAGCTCGGCATGACTCAACTGTTCTTGGATTCGGGAGAGTGTGTTCCCGTTACGGTGCTCGAAGCCGCACCCAATCTCGTGGTCGATAAAAAGACAATGGAGCGCGACAAATACAGCGCACTCCAACTCGGCGTGGGTGATCGCAAGGAGAGTCGCTTCGGCAAGGCCGAAGCCGGTCACTTCAAAGCCCACGACCTCACGCCCAAGGCCTTGCTTCGCGAGTGCCGAGTCACGACCGAAGAGGCGGCGGGATTCGAGATCGGCCAGGAGATCGACAGCTCGATTTTTGACGAGGGACAGAAGGTCGATGTCATCGGGATTTCGAAGGGCCGCGGATTCGCGGGCGTGGTCAAGCGCCACGGCATGAAGGTCAAGCGGCGCACCCACGGTACCCACGAAGCATTTCGACACGCGGGTTCGATCGGTGCCGGTTCGACGCCTGGCCACGTCGTCAAAGGCTTGCCCATGTGTGGTCATATGGGCAATGCGCGCATTACGACGAAGAACCTGACGATCGTCAAGATCGACGCCGAAAAGCATCTCCTCTACGTGCGCGGTGGCGTCCCGGGTCACATCGACGGGTATGTGAGCGTGCGCGACGCGCTATCGGGAAAGTAG
- a CDS encoding RNA methyltransferase, translating into MRSRWGRWHGYMEELEEAMRVAGQHLQEVEGILASAYERGTWKGAKRDSADLEIVRRALDIPFFRELLEAAHRLESLHDLETPGFVGRAWRPDEEGDVQTSVSRGVVRKDIVREIENLEIPEGAVAPARIVAAERALQDRTRSLVIVLDHLVNTRNISAIVRSAEALGLQEIHIINRLGKPALERTLTTRAERWVDIFWHNDGTSAIEALRQRGYRILAADFGEDAVEVEAVPLLGPTALVFGSEQRGVSAEVRESADGLFYLPNSGFTAYINVSVATAISIYALDRRMRESKLREPLSEADLGALRPAWYSMLARGDRQKEVEYLAWANRPPVANQGGR; encoded by the coding sequence ATGCGCTCGCGTTGGGGTCGCTGGCACGGCTATATGGAAGAACTCGAAGAGGCGATGCGGGTTGCAGGGCAACACCTGCAGGAAGTCGAAGGAATCCTCGCCTCCGCCTACGAGCGCGGAACCTGGAAGGGCGCAAAGCGAGACAGCGCAGACCTGGAGATCGTCCGTCGCGCACTCGACATCCCGTTTTTTCGCGAATTGCTCGAAGCAGCACACCGCCTCGAATCTCTGCACGACCTCGAGACCCCGGGCTTTGTGGGCCGAGCCTGGCGACCGGATGAAGAGGGGGACGTCCAGACCTCGGTGAGCCGCGGTGTTGTGCGCAAAGATATTGTGCGCGAAATCGAAAACCTGGAGATCCCGGAGGGCGCGGTAGCACCCGCACGCATCGTCGCGGCTGAGCGAGCATTGCAGGATCGCACCCGGTCGCTCGTGATCGTGCTCGACCATCTCGTCAACACGCGCAACATCTCGGCCATCGTGCGAAGCGCCGAAGCGCTCGGCCTGCAAGAAATCCACATCATCAATCGCCTGGGCAAGCCAGCACTCGAACGCACCCTCACTACCCGAGCTGAACGCTGGGTCGACATTTTCTGGCACAACGACGGCACGAGCGCGATCGAGGCGTTGCGGCAGCGCGGCTATCGGATCCTCGCCGCAGATTTTGGAGAAGACGCTGTGGAAGTCGAAGCGGTCCCCTTGCTCGGACCGACGGCGCTGGTGTTCGGCAGCGAACAGCGCGGCGTCAGCGCAGAGGTACGCGAATCCGCCGACGGCCTCTTCTACCTGCCCAACAGTGGCTTCACCGCCTACATCAACGTTTCGGTTGCCACCGCGATCTCCATCTATGCGTTGGATCGACGCATGCGGGAGAGCAAGCTGCGCGAGCCGTTGTCAGAGGCGGACCTGGGTGCACTACGTCCGGCCTGGTACTCAATGCTCGCCCGCGGTGATCGTCAAAAAGAAGTCGAGTATCTCGCCTGGGCGAATCGCCCACCGGTAGCGAACCAGGGCGGTCGCTAG
- a CDS encoding alkaline phosphatase family protein — protein sequence MSNATTETGRERQISPLLVLGLDGATFDVIHPMVAAGQLPNLARMMERGAWAPLRSTTPPVTFPAWSSFMTGLEPGRHGLFDFTQKLSGSYRIRFVNATDRRGTSLFSRVSKAGGRVLVLGVPATFPPEPLNGLLVPGFDAPVSTGSDAAATNDPDLYHRIEHKAGPWMRPAMKESGGASLDRTRAHLLDRIERKTRFALAGIDEMRVGGSLDFMMVVFSESDTVGHHFWRHHDPASPRHDPAADELARSSIEAIYSKLDEACGRIQHAFGDEALCVVMSDHGMGGASRYVVHLNRYLAECGLLERKANRGLSTDHAARRLRDGLLRFVPSGIAQILFRRARAAAARVESGARFGGFNWNRTQAFSEEANTNPGVWINLRGREAQGCVAPEDYEKVRDRVIEALQAWRLPDGGPVVARAVRREELYSGPFVSRAPDIAVELALDKGYGLSLVASRWDNDEKAAPVSRLDDTELAGGRGLGMNGTHRPDGILIGVGAEQSDSQERTTARPRLVDMAPTLLAAMGIEWEASEGDADGTSMLLRPRPYSAEEEAIVAERLHALGYLE from the coding sequence ATGAGCAATGCGACCACTGAAACGGGGCGGGAACGCCAAATTTCGCCCCTGCTGGTACTGGGCTTGGACGGTGCAACCTTCGACGTGATCCACCCCATGGTGGCCGCCGGCCAGCTGCCGAACCTCGCCCGAATGATGGAACGTGGCGCCTGGGCGCCACTGCGTTCCACGACCCCACCGGTGACCTTTCCCGCCTGGTCGTCCTTCATGACCGGTCTCGAGCCGGGGCGGCACGGGTTGTTCGACTTTACGCAAAAGCTATCGGGGAGCTATCGGATTCGCTTCGTCAACGCGACCGATCGCCGGGGGACTTCGCTGTTTTCTCGGGTTTCAAAAGCCGGCGGTCGAGTACTCGTGCTCGGAGTACCGGCGACGTTTCCGCCGGAACCGCTCAACGGCTTGTTGGTTCCGGGATTCGATGCGCCGGTTTCCACCGGGAGTGATGCCGCCGCCACCAACGATCCGGATCTCTATCACCGCATCGAACACAAGGCTGGACCTTGGATGCGACCCGCGATGAAGGAGAGTGGAGGTGCTTCGCTCGACCGGACTCGCGCACACTTGCTCGACCGCATCGAACGCAAGACTCGCTTCGCGCTCGCCGGTATCGATGAGATGCGCGTCGGGGGTTCACTCGATTTCATGATGGTGGTTTTCTCGGAGAGCGACACCGTGGGGCATCACTTCTGGAGACATCACGATCCGGCTTCGCCGCGCCACGACCCCGCAGCGGACGAACTCGCGCGCAGCTCCATCGAAGCGATCTACAGCAAACTCGACGAAGCCTGCGGTCGCATCCAACACGCCTTTGGCGACGAAGCGCTCTGCGTCGTGATGTCCGACCACGGGATGGGGGGGGCCAGCCGCTACGTAGTTCACCTGAACCGTTACCTGGCCGAATGCGGACTGCTCGAGCGCAAGGCGAATCGGGGACTCTCGACCGATCATGCCGCGCGGCGCCTGAGAGACGGCCTGCTGCGCTTCGTTCCCTCGGGAATCGCCCAGATTCTGTTTCGCCGGGCCCGGGCGGCCGCGGCCCGGGTCGAGAGCGGGGCCCGGTTCGGCGGATTCAACTGGAATCGGACGCAGGCCTTCTCCGAGGAGGCGAATACGAATCCTGGTGTGTGGATAAACCTTCGTGGGCGAGAAGCCCAGGGATGCGTGGCTCCCGAAGACTACGAAAAGGTTCGCGATCGGGTGATCGAGGCCCTGCAGGCATGGCGGCTACCTGACGGCGGGCCGGTGGTCGCCCGGGCCGTGCGCCGAGAAGAGCTTTACAGCGGACCGTTCGTGTCTCGGGCGCCGGACATCGCCGTCGAGTTGGCCCTCGACAAGGGCTATGGACTCTCGCTCGTGGCGAGTCGGTGGGACAACGACGAGAAGGCAGCTCCGGTGTCGAGACTCGACGACACTGAACTGGCCGGAGGCCGGGGGTTGGGGATGAATGGCACGCACCGCCCCGATGGAATTTTGATCGGGGTCGGGGCCGAACAATCGGATTCGCAAGAGCGCACGACTGCGCGGCCTCGACTCGTCGACATGGCCCCGACACTACTCGCCGCAATGGGGATCGAGTGGGAAGCAAGCGAAGGGGACGCCGATGGAACGTCAATGCTCCTGCGGCCGCGGCCCTATTCTGCCGAGGAGGAGGCGATCGTGGCCGAACGCCTGCACGCCCTCGGATACCTGGAATGA
- a CDS encoding peptidyl-prolyl cis-trans isomerase: protein MPDPFQPDSGRKKSSTTLLAIGAGLGLALAAWGLLGDAAGARLPEGAVARVNGTPIRSEDFERLLAAVIKDMRTPDVDRARKRVLDRMIEEELLIQRALDLGLVQLDRKVRADLTSSVIASVVNDVADKTPSPDDLEVFFAENKEYFTRPERLRARQIYFRNPAPGDGASARASAQARAQNAYTRLASGDAYEAVKAELGDFEVSPIPDTLLPAVKLREYVGPTLVRTISALEVGDWSEPIHSGSAMSIVQLVDREPARTPQLSEIRDQVEVDWRRRLGDRALRDYLDELRARAEIQIAKEFE, encoded by the coding sequence GTGCCCGATCCCTTCCAGCCAGATTCCGGTCGAAAGAAAAGCAGCACCACGTTGCTCGCCATCGGTGCCGGGTTGGGACTCGCGCTCGCCGCCTGGGGACTGCTCGGGGACGCCGCGGGTGCGCGACTGCCGGAGGGCGCGGTCGCTCGGGTCAACGGTACGCCGATTCGCAGCGAAGACTTCGAACGGCTGTTGGCCGCCGTGATCAAAGACATGCGGACGCCCGATGTCGACCGAGCGCGCAAACGCGTGCTCGATCGGATGATCGAAGAAGAACTTTTGATCCAGCGCGCGCTCGACCTGGGCCTTGTTCAACTCGATCGCAAGGTGCGGGCGGACCTCACGTCGAGTGTGATCGCATCCGTGGTCAACGACGTCGCAGACAAAACCCCGAGCCCCGATGATCTCGAAGTCTTCTTCGCCGAGAACAAGGAATACTTCACTCGCCCCGAACGCCTGCGCGCTCGACAGATCTATTTCCGCAACCCCGCCCCTGGAGACGGAGCTTCCGCGCGCGCCTCGGCGCAAGCACGAGCCCAAAATGCCTACACGCGTCTCGCGTCGGGCGACGCCTATGAGGCAGTGAAGGCCGAGTTGGGGGACTTCGAAGTTTCGCCGATCCCCGACACGCTGCTGCCCGCCGTGAAGCTCCGCGAGTATGTGGGTCCCACGCTGGTGCGCACAATTTCCGCGCTCGAAGTCGGCGATTGGAGCGAGCCCATACACTCGGGCAGTGCCATGAGCATCGTGCAGTTGGTCGACCGGGAACCCGCCAGGACGCCGCAGCTTTCGGAGATTCGCGATCAGGTAGAGGTCGATTGGCGACGGCGCCTGGGGGACCGCGCACTGCGAGACTACCTCGATGAGTTGCGCGCCCGAGCGGAGATACAGATCGCAAAAGAATTCGAGTAG